The following proteins come from a genomic window of Terriglobia bacterium:
- a CDS encoding outer membrane lipoprotein carrier protein LolA, translating to MRPKVLSLLCILWLLPVLNAETTLDQVFAKMDDTAKSFHSIECSLEQTKITVLVDDKDVKSGKLYYSRAGKEPRLKVEISKPGEQKLLIDKGKFQLYTPSIKQLQEGSLGSHASAVDQLMAVGFGQSSSDLKKNFKVTMAGEEVIDGKKTAILDLAPNAPMAVVKTLRMWIDEQKGIALQVKVTESGGDYTIYKYTNIKVNSTLPDDAFELKMPKDVHVNKL from the coding sequence ATGCGACCAAAAGTCCTCAGCCTCCTGTGCATTTTGTGGCTGCTACCTGTTCTCAACGCGGAGACCACTCTGGATCAGGTCTTCGCAAAAATGGACGACACGGCCAAGAGCTTCCACTCGATTGAATGCAGCCTGGAGCAAACTAAGATCACAGTCCTTGTCGATGACAAAGACGTCAAATCCGGAAAGCTCTACTACTCCCGAGCCGGTAAAGAGCCACGACTTAAGGTCGAGATCTCCAAACCTGGCGAGCAGAAGCTGCTGATCGATAAAGGCAAGTTTCAGTTGTATACGCCGTCGATCAAACAGCTCCAGGAGGGGTCTCTTGGTAGCCACGCCAGTGCTGTCGACCAACTGATGGCGGTTGGATTCGGCCAGTCGAGTTCGGATTTGAAGAAGAATTTCAAGGTCACTATGGCCGGTGAAGAAGTGATCGATGGCAAGAAAACGGCGATCCTGGATTTAGCGCCAAACGCTCCAATGGCCGTTGTCAAAACCCTGCGTATGTGGATCGATGAACAAAAGGGAATCGCGCTCCAGGTCAAGGTGACCGAAAGCGGCGGCGACTACACGATCTACAAGTACACCAACATCAAAGTAAACAGCACACTGCCCGACGATGCATTCGAACTCAAAATGCCGAAGGACGTCCACGTCAACAAGCTGTGA
- a CDS encoding Uma2 family endonuclease: protein MSTDVITKKLFTVDEFQRMQEAGILEEDRRYELIRGEILELPRPGPPHAGRVKRLNRLFTSKLGEAAIVSVQDPVVLERYSAPIPDLALLRPKRDFYAERHPRPEDILLVVEVADSSLKWDSTVKAELYAETGISEYWLLDIHGDALIVHSGLKNGIYESVIARHRGEAISAQLLPAFLFTIDEILGD from the coding sequence ATGTCTACTGACGTCATCACGAAAAAGCTTTTTACTGTAGACGAGTTCCAGCGCATGCAAGAAGCGGGAATTCTGGAAGAAGACCGTCGTTACGAGCTCATCCGAGGAGAAATCCTGGAATTACCTCGTCCCGGTCCGCCGCATGCCGGCCGCGTGAAACGTCTGAACCGGCTCTTCACGAGCAAGCTTGGGGAGGCCGCGATCGTCAGTGTTCAGGATCCGGTGGTCCTGGAGCGGTATTCGGCGCCAATTCCCGATCTCGCATTGTTGCGGCCTAAAAGGGATTTTTATGCGGAACGGCATCCACGACCTGAAGACATATTGCTGGTCGTGGAGGTTGCCGACTCCTCACTGAAATGGGATAGTACCGTGAAAGCGGAGCTCTACGCCGAAACCGGAATCTCCGAATACTGGCTGCTCGACATTCACGGCGATGCGCTCATTGTTCATTCAGGTCTCAAGAACGGCATTTACGAAAGCGTCATCGCACGGCATCGTGGTGAGGCGATCTCTGCACAACTACTGCCCGCATTCTTGTTCACCATTGATGAAATCCTCGGAGACTGA